A genomic segment from Phragmites australis chromosome 6, lpPhrAust1.1, whole genome shotgun sequence encodes:
- the LOC133920554 gene encoding protein DMP6-like, protein MASQPTGDAESQAQAPLLTANGGASAAAPTTTVLGKALSSTADLAKHLPTGAVLAFEVLSPSFTAGGSCTAANRALTACLIGACALCCFLLCLTDSYRDAATGAVRYGFVTPSGRLLPIEGATSPPPRDERYRLTARDLMHGLLSFVVFLAVAMVDRNVVACFYPVESASMRQLLAAVPMAAGAAGSFLFAMFPSTRQGIGFPLGSSL, encoded by the coding sequence ATGGCATCCCAGCCAACCGGCGACGCCGAGTCCCAGGCGCAAGCGCCTCTGCTCACGGCCAACGGCGGGGCCTCTGCTGCGGCACCGACGACGACCGTGCTCGGCAAGGCGCTGAGCAGCACGGCGGACCTCGCCAAGCACCTCCCCACGGGCGCCGTGCTGGCCTTCGAGGTGCTCTCGCCGTCCTTCACGGCCGGCGGCAGCTGCACCGCCGCCAACCGCGCGCTCACGGCCTGCCTCATCGGCGCCTGCGCGCTCTGCTGCTTCCTGCTCTGCCTCACCGACAGCTACCGCGACGCCGCGACGGGCGCGGTGCGGTACGGCTTCGTCACTCCCAGCGGCCGCCTGCTCCCCATCGAAGGGGcaacctcgccgccgccgcgggacGAGAGGTACCGGCTGACCGCGCGCGACTTGATGCACGGGCTGCTGTCGTTCGTGGTGTTCCTGGCCGTAGCCATGGTGGACCGCAACGTGGTGGCGTGCTTCTACCCCGTTGAGTCCGCGTCCATGAGGCAGCTGCTGGCGGCCGTGCCCATggcggccggcgccgccggGAGCTTCCTCTTCGCCATGTTCCCGTCGACGAGGCAAGGGATCGGATTCCCCCTGGGGTCTTCTTTGTGA
- the LOC133922136 gene encoding small ribosomal subunit protein eS27 encodes MVLQNDIDLLNPPAELEKLKHKKKRLVQSPNSFFMDVKCQGCFNITTVFSHSQTVVVCPGCQTVLCQPTGGKARLTEGCSFRRKGD; translated from the exons ATG GTGCTCCAGAACGACATCGACCTGCTTAACCCGCCGGCGGAGCTCGAGAAGctcaagcacaagaagaagcgcCTCGTCCAGTCCCCCAACTCTTTCTTCATG GACGTCAAATGCCAGGGATGCTTCAACAT AACCACTGTTTTCAGTCACTCCCAGACTGTTGTTGTGTGCCCGGGCTGCCAAACTGTCCTCTGCCAGCCCACAGGAGGAAAGGCCAGGCTCACGGAGGGCTGCTCCTTCCGTCGGAAGGGTGACTAG
- the LOC133922137 gene encoding uncharacterized protein LOC133922137 isoform X1 has product MLRCAYTQRRWAHRRGGFVTGGTGWSKPPPRGLGPASGAGAKKSEWWAVDGEMHEIGDGVPHRERFAIPRDNLPNRRRKQMREQFMRRTRLVLKDSEHEIFCKKYMELYQELRENWERLYWDEGYSKKIAEDHANYDSAEEDDLDFSPNSRRRRPNVEPNKDLGFGANKQGETWERVTQIRDKFEYDRERRMRERAFAPMNMENNFGRHDTKFRSQDDSSFASANMEDDFGSHGPTLRNRSDRSSQYDSTFRNRRDSDVQNEPRLRNDRYPNFRNQRDTRHQTFDD; this is encoded by the exons ATGCTGCGCTGCGCGTACACGCAGCGGCGGTGGGCGCACCGCCGCGGCGGCTTCGTGACCGGCGGCACCGGCTGGTCCAAGCCGCCGCCGCGGGGTCTCGGCCCCGCTTCGGGCGCTGGCGCGAAGAAGTCGGAATGGTGGGCGGTGGACGGGGAGATGCACGAGATTGGGGACGGCGTGCCGCACCGCGAGCGCTTCGCCATCCCGCGGGATAACCTCCCCAACCGCCGCCGCAAGCAGATGCGGGAGCAGTTCATGCGACGCACGCGCCTCGTCCTCAAGGACTCG GAACACGAAATTTTCTGCAAAAAGTATATGGAACTATACCAAGAGCTTAGAGAGAACTGGGAAAGGTTGTACTGGGATGAAGGTTATTCCAAAAAGATTGCTGAAGATCATGCTAATTATGACTCAGCTGAAGAAGATGATCTGGACTTCTCACCAAACAG CAGGAGAAGGCGTCCCAATGTAGAACCAAACAAG GACCTTGGTTTCGGGGCGAACAAACAAGGTGAAACATGGGAAAGGGTTACTCAAATTCGTGACAAGTTTGAATATGACAGAGAAAGGAGAATGAGAGAACGAG CATTTGCTCCCATGAATATGGAGAACAATTTTGGCCGGCATGACACAAAATTCAGGAGCCAAGATGATTCAAGTTTTGCATCGGCAAACATGGAAGACGATTTTGGTTCGCATGGTCCAACTTTAAGAAATCGTTCTGATCGAAGTTCTCAATATGACTCAACTTTCAGAAACCGGCGTGATTCAGATGTCCAAAATGAACCAAGATTAAGAAATGACCGTTATCCAAATTTCCGAAACCAACGTGACACAAGACACCAGACATTTGATGACTAG
- the LOC133922137 gene encoding uncharacterized protein LOC133922137 isoform X2, whose protein sequence is MLRCAYTQRRWAHRRGGFVTGGTGWSKPPPRGLGPASGAGAKKSEWWAVDGEMHEIGDGVPHRERFAIPRDNLPNRRRKQMREQFMRRTRLVLKDSEHEIFCKKYMELYQELRENWERLYWDEGYSKKIAEDHANYDSAEEDDLDFSPNRRRRPNVEPNKDLGFGANKQGETWERVTQIRDKFEYDRERRMRERAFAPMNMENNFGRHDTKFRSQDDSSFASANMEDDFGSHGPTLRNRSDRSSQYDSTFRNRRDSDVQNEPRLRNDRYPNFRNQRDTRHQTFDD, encoded by the exons ATGCTGCGCTGCGCGTACACGCAGCGGCGGTGGGCGCACCGCCGCGGCGGCTTCGTGACCGGCGGCACCGGCTGGTCCAAGCCGCCGCCGCGGGGTCTCGGCCCCGCTTCGGGCGCTGGCGCGAAGAAGTCGGAATGGTGGGCGGTGGACGGGGAGATGCACGAGATTGGGGACGGCGTGCCGCACCGCGAGCGCTTCGCCATCCCGCGGGATAACCTCCCCAACCGCCGCCGCAAGCAGATGCGGGAGCAGTTCATGCGACGCACGCGCCTCGTCCTCAAGGACTCG GAACACGAAATTTTCTGCAAAAAGTATATGGAACTATACCAAGAGCTTAGAGAGAACTGGGAAAGGTTGTACTGGGATGAAGGTTATTCCAAAAAGATTGCTGAAGATCATGCTAATTATGACTCAGCTGAAGAAGATGATCTGGACTTCTCACCAAACAG GAGAAGGCGTCCCAATGTAGAACCAAACAAG GACCTTGGTTTCGGGGCGAACAAACAAGGTGAAACATGGGAAAGGGTTACTCAAATTCGTGACAAGTTTGAATATGACAGAGAAAGGAGAATGAGAGAACGAG CATTTGCTCCCATGAATATGGAGAACAATTTTGGCCGGCATGACACAAAATTCAGGAGCCAAGATGATTCAAGTTTTGCATCGGCAAACATGGAAGACGATTTTGGTTCGCATGGTCCAACTTTAAGAAATCGTTCTGATCGAAGTTCTCAATATGACTCAACTTTCAGAAACCGGCGTGATTCAGATGTCCAAAATGAACCAAGATTAAGAAATGACCGTTATCCAAATTTCCGAAACCAACGTGACACAAGACACCAGACATTTGATGACTAG